A single Stutzerimonas stutzeri DNA region contains:
- a CDS encoding spermidine synthase, whose amino-acid sequence MDKQEVLLAEVKDAFGLIRVLEVGEYRFLEFGAAVEQSCVFTPDPSWLEYDYTRAMLMGGLLHEAPETALFLGLGAGTLTQACLEFLPLEDVEAIELRPDVPELAMRYLGLQNDPRLYIRIGDAVQLLDTAETADLIYVDLYTDVGPAAAHLAWRFLERCQQKLNPGGWLVINQWGTDEDKPLGAALLRGLFHRHYWECPVKEGNVVLFVPADLEQTLDVPTLRERASALAPRLGYSLDSLINALRPAS is encoded by the coding sequence ATGGACAAGCAGGAAGTGTTGCTGGCCGAAGTAAAGGATGCCTTTGGCCTGATCCGCGTGCTGGAAGTCGGGGAGTACCGGTTTCTCGAGTTTGGCGCGGCGGTCGAGCAAAGCTGTGTCTTCACGCCGGACCCCAGTTGGCTTGAATACGACTACACGCGGGCCATGCTGATGGGCGGCCTGTTGCACGAAGCGCCCGAGACCGCGCTGTTTCTCGGCCTCGGCGCCGGCACCCTGACCCAGGCGTGCCTGGAATTCCTGCCGCTCGAAGACGTCGAGGCCATCGAACTGCGCCCGGACGTACCGGAGCTGGCGATGCGGTACCTGGGCCTGCAGAACGATCCACGGCTCTACATCCGCATCGGCGATGCCGTGCAATTGCTGGATACCGCCGAAACCGCCGATCTCATTTACGTCGACCTCTATACGGACGTCGGGCCTGCTGCCGCGCATCTGGCGTGGCGCTTCCTCGAACGGTGCCAACAGAAGCTGAATCCGGGCGGCTGGCTGGTCATCAACCAATGGGGCACGGACGAAGACAAGCCGCTCGGCGCGGCGCTGCTGCGCGGACTGTTCCATCGTCACTACTGGGAATGCCCGGTGAAAGAGGGCAACGTGGTGCTGTTCGTCCCCGCTGACCTAGAGCAGACGCTCGATGTGCCGACCCTGCGCGAGCGTGCCAGCGCCCTCGCGCCGCGCCTGGGTTATTCACTGGACTCGCTCATCAACGCGCTGCGCCCGGCCAGCTAA
- a CDS encoding DEAD/DEAH box helicase, which yields MTQEIGGFAALGIHPSVLAAVVAVGYEEPSAIQSQAIPVILGGHDMIGQAQTGTGKTAAFALPILSKIDPAKREPQALILAPTRELALQVATAFETYSKQMPGVGVVAVYGGAPMGPQLKAIRQGAQIIVATPGRLVDHLSRNSTLLSTIQCLVLDEADEMLKLGFMDDLEVIFEAMPESRQTVLFSATLPHSIRAIAEKHLREPQHIKIAAKTQTVARIEQAHLMVHADQKIPAVLRLLEVEDFDALIAFVRTKQATLDLAAALEAKGYKAAALNGDIAQNQRERVIESLKDGRLDIVVATDVAARGLDVARITHVFNVDMPYDPESYVHRIGRTGRAGREGRALLLVTPRERRMLQVIERVTNQKVAEARLPNAQQVLDARIKKLTNSLAPLVADAEASHGELLDKLVADIGCSPRALAAALLRKATNGQALTLADVEKEQPLVPTSSPRERSDRPERSGDRERRAPIPLAEGRARCRTPLGARDGIAARNLLGAILNEGGLAREAIGRIQVRDSFSLVELPEEGLERLLGKLKDTRVGGKQLKLRRYRED from the coding sequence ATGACCCAGGAAATCGGCGGCTTTGCCGCACTCGGTATTCATCCCTCTGTACTCGCTGCCGTCGTCGCGGTGGGCTACGAAGAGCCTTCGGCGATCCAGAGCCAGGCGATCCCGGTAATTCTCGGCGGCCACGACATGATCGGCCAGGCCCAGACCGGTACCGGCAAAACCGCAGCGTTCGCGCTGCCCATCCTGTCCAAGATCGATCCGGCCAAGCGTGAACCGCAGGCGCTGATCCTCGCGCCGACCCGCGAGCTGGCCTTGCAGGTAGCCACGGCGTTCGAAACCTATTCCAAGCAGATGCCGGGCGTTGGCGTCGTAGCCGTCTACGGTGGCGCCCCGATGGGCCCGCAGCTCAAGGCCATTCGCCAGGGCGCGCAGATCATCGTGGCCACTCCGGGCCGTCTCGTCGACCACCTCAGCCGCAACAGCACGCTGCTGTCGACCATTCAATGCCTGGTGCTCGACGAAGCCGACGAAATGCTCAAGCTGGGCTTCATGGACGACCTTGAAGTCATCTTCGAGGCCATGCCGGAAAGCCGCCAGACGGTACTGTTCTCCGCGACCCTGCCGCATTCCATCCGCGCGATTGCCGAGAAGCACCTGCGCGAGCCGCAGCACATCAAGATCGCCGCGAAGACCCAGACCGTTGCCCGCATCGAGCAGGCGCACCTGATGGTCCATGCCGACCAGAAAATCCCGGCCGTGCTGCGTTTGCTCGAAGTGGAAGATTTCGACGCGCTGATCGCCTTCGTGCGGACCAAGCAGGCCACCCTTGATCTGGCCGCCGCGCTGGAAGCCAAAGGCTACAAAGCCGCTGCGTTGAACGGCGACATCGCCCAGAACCAGCGTGAGCGCGTCATCGAATCGCTCAAGGATGGTCGTCTGGATATCGTTGTCGCCACCGACGTTGCCGCTCGCGGCCTCGACGTGGCGCGCATTACCCACGTGTTCAACGTGGACATGCCTTACGACCCGGAATCCTACGTGCACCGTATTGGCCGTACCGGTCGTGCCGGTCGCGAAGGCCGTGCGTTGCTGCTGGTTACGCCGCGCGAGCGCCGCATGCTGCAGGTCATCGAGCGCGTCACCAACCAGAAAGTCGCCGAAGCCCGCTTGCCTAATGCGCAGCAGGTGCTGGACGCGCGCATCAAGAAACTCACCAACAGCCTTGCGCCGCTGGTAGCGGATGCCGAAGCCAGCCATGGCGAACTGCTCGACAAACTGGTCGCCGACATTGGCTGCAGCCCGCGTGCCTTGGCCGCTGCGCTGCTGCGCAAGGCGACCAACGGCCAGGCGCTGACCTTGGCCGACGTGGAAAAGGAGCAGCCACTGGTCCCGACCAGCAGCCCGCGCGAGCGTTCCGACCGGCCAGAGCGCAGCGGTGATCGCGAGCGCCGTGCGCCGATTCCGCTGGCCGAAGGCCGTGCCCGCTGCCGCACTCCGCTGGGTGCACGCGATGGCATCGCCGCCCGCAACCTGCTCGGCGCCATCCTTAACGAAGGCGGCCTGGCCCGCGAAGCGATTGGCCGCATCCAGGTCCGCGACAGCTTCAGCCTGGTCGAGCTGCCCGAAGAGGGCCTCGAGCGCCTGCTGGGCAAACTCAAGGACACCCGTGTCGGCGGCAAGCAGCTCAAGCTGCGGCGCTATCGCGAAGACTGA
- a CDS encoding REP-associated tyrosine transposase: MSKDAYFSSNRLRTGRWSAAGQVYLVTTVTRHRCPVFQDFFAARELIQVMREDALRDSHQTLAFVVMPDHLHWLLELRQESLSRLVGRVKSISARRIGSQVWQDGFHDRALRKEEDLRAMARYVIANPWRAGLVERIGDYPHWDAVWV, from the coding sequence ATGAGCAAGGACGCTTATTTTTCCTCTAACCGGCTCCGCACGGGTCGCTGGTCTGCTGCAGGGCAGGTCTATCTGGTCACGACTGTTACAAGACATCGATGTCCGGTATTTCAGGATTTCTTTGCCGCTCGTGAGCTGATTCAAGTCATGCGAGAGGATGCATTACGCGATTCGCACCAGACGTTAGCCTTTGTGGTGATGCCAGATCACCTGCATTGGCTGCTGGAGCTGCGGCAGGAATCTCTTTCGCGGCTCGTAGGCCGGGTGAAGTCGATATCCGCAAGGCGTATCGGCAGTCAGGTTTGGCAAGACGGTTTTCATGATCGTGCATTGCGCAAGGAGGAAGACCTGCGTGCGATGGCACGGTATGTCATCGCCAACCCATGGCGGGCAGGGTTGGTGGAGAGAATTGGCGATTACCCGCACTGGGATGCAGTGTGGGTGTGA
- the ihfB gene encoding integration host factor subunit beta has translation MTKSELIERIVTQQGLLSSKDVELAIKTMLEQMAQALATGDRIEIRGFGSFSLHYRAPRVGRNPKTGQSVPLDGKFVPHFKPGKELRDRVNEEE, from the coding sequence ATGACCAAGTCGGAGTTGATCGAACGTATCGTCACCCAGCAAGGCCTGCTTTCGTCCAAGGATGTCGAGCTGGCGATCAAGACCATGCTCGAGCAAATGGCCCAGGCACTGGCGACCGGGGATCGCATCGAAATCCGTGGGTTCGGCAGTTTCTCCCTCCACTACCGTGCCCCACGCGTGGGCCGTAACCCGAAGACTGGCCAGTCTGTCCCGCTCGACGGCAAGTTCGTTCCGCACTTCAAGCCGGGCAAGGAATTGCGCGACCGTGTCAACGAAGAGGAGTAG
- a CDS encoding Wzz/FepE/Etk N-terminal domain-containing protein, with protein MSVQPQPSSAEEIDLVELFRALWRQKLLIVGVTLIVTLIAAAYAFLATPYYETRTYLRPVPQSSLDQLNETGIYKLTPEEAVNRVAGALSSYDNRLEFFLNNQALFERIPKRGDSLEQTFAEFNERSFEMLHPDPKRTDNRSAFVGLELTYPEGMDGASVVNGFVAYVLDMERREIADDLESLINNRLASLDMNMQAQRANYNAAKEAKIAALLEEDALKRAQLQDELSALREELKTRRTNRIQELSEAISIAESLGIRTPTSPYAMTESARGGAQVIRTEVTNQETPLYFMGTEALTAERDALLNRKSDDFIEPRIAEIQSELALLENNREVEILQERESEDLYLTKLAELREEAARLKGIKLDTERLRLVRLDQPALQSVTPIKPKKAMILALGLVLGGMLGVFIALVRSLMNRGAEQQPVFR; from the coding sequence ATGTCCGTGCAGCCCCAACCCTCCTCAGCTGAAGAAATCGACCTGGTTGAACTGTTTCGTGCCCTTTGGCGACAGAAGCTGCTCATCGTAGGCGTAACGCTCATCGTCACGCTTATTGCAGCGGCCTACGCTTTCCTCGCAACGCCCTACTATGAAACCCGAACCTACCTGCGGCCAGTACCGCAGAGCAGCCTCGATCAGCTCAATGAAACCGGTATCTACAAGCTCACGCCGGAAGAGGCGGTTAATCGGGTGGCGGGCGCGTTATCGTCCTACGACAACCGTCTCGAGTTCTTCCTGAACAATCAGGCGCTGTTTGAGCGCATCCCCAAGCGCGGTGATTCGCTTGAGCAGACCTTTGCCGAGTTCAATGAACGCTCATTCGAGATGCTCCATCCCGACCCAAAGCGTACGGACAACCGTAGCGCGTTCGTTGGCCTGGAGCTCACCTACCCGGAAGGGATGGACGGCGCGTCGGTCGTCAACGGCTTTGTGGCCTATGTACTGGACATGGAGCGTAGAGAGATCGCCGATGACCTGGAGAGCCTGATCAATAACCGTCTGGCCAGTCTGGATATGAACATGCAGGCGCAGCGAGCGAATTACAACGCCGCCAAGGAGGCGAAAATCGCCGCACTGCTGGAAGAAGACGCGCTCAAACGCGCTCAACTCCAGGACGAACTCTCCGCTCTGCGCGAGGAGCTGAAAACACGCCGTACCAACCGAATTCAGGAGCTCAGCGAGGCCATTTCCATTGCCGAGTCGCTGGGGATTCGCACGCCTACCAGCCCATATGCCATGACGGAATCAGCCCGCGGCGGCGCGCAGGTCATTCGCACCGAAGTGACCAACCAGGAAACGCCGCTGTATTTCATGGGCACCGAGGCGCTTACTGCCGAGCGCGATGCTCTGCTCAATCGTAAGTCCGATGATTTCATCGAGCCTCGTATCGCCGAGATTCAATCCGAACTCGCCCTGCTTGAGAACAACCGCGAGGTCGAGATCCTGCAGGAGCGGGAGAGCGAAGACCTTTATCTGACCAAACTGGCGGAACTTCGTGAAGAGGCTGCTCGGCTCAAGGGTATCAAGCTCGACACCGAGCGGCTGAGACTCGTTCGGCTGGACCAGCCAGCGCTGCAATCGGTCACGCCGATCAAGCCCAAAAAGGCCATGATACTGGCGCTGGGGCTTGTGCTGGGCGGCATGCTGGGCGTCTTCATTGCGCTGGTGCGCAGCCTGATGAATCGCGGCGCCGAACAACAGCCAGTCTTCAGATAG
- a CDS encoding Wzz/FepE/Etk N-terminal domain-containing protein — protein MNAITTPQHLRPTIAEGEVDLVQLIGALWKQKALIAGVTALAGLIGLVYALLAPRYYTVQSVLRPAAIKDLDELNHLGIYKLSPKQALAQVGAALDSYENRLSFFRDNQPLFGDLAKPGQSLEQTFEGFNDKAFKLLQPDAKKAEGTTPFVGIQLTYPQDLDGVQIVNGLVQYSLNNVRQQIAGDLDTLIDNRLSQLDKNMAAARASYEASKEIKIAKLSEADALKRAQLNDELAALRQQLKTRRDNRINQLNEAIRIATSLGISKPTTPSSLGASEITAQGSVIRTEVNNQQIPLYFMGSDALEAERKALLARRSDDFTEPRIAQIARELKLLEHNRQIEVLNSRENEDLFLKDLAGWREEAARLRALQIDTDALRLVSVDQSAVEPSRPIKPKKALIVVLALILGGMLGLFIALVRNLRRPVAAN, from the coding sequence ATGAACGCTATAACCACACCGCAACACCTACGCCCAACCATCGCCGAGGGCGAGGTCGACCTGGTTCAATTGATTGGCGCACTCTGGAAGCAAAAAGCGCTGATCGCCGGTGTGACCGCCCTGGCTGGACTCATCGGTCTTGTCTACGCATTGCTCGCGCCTCGTTACTACACCGTCCAAAGCGTCCTACGGCCAGCAGCGATCAAAGACCTCGATGAGCTCAACCACTTGGGGATCTACAAGCTGTCGCCCAAGCAAGCATTGGCTCAGGTCGGTGCCGCGCTGGATTCATATGAAAATCGGCTCAGCTTCTTCCGCGACAACCAGCCGCTGTTTGGGGATCTGGCCAAGCCCGGTCAGAGCCTGGAGCAAACCTTCGAAGGCTTTAATGATAAGGCGTTCAAACTGCTGCAGCCCGACGCCAAGAAAGCCGAGGGCACTACACCCTTCGTTGGCATTCAGCTGACCTATCCGCAGGACCTCGACGGCGTGCAAATCGTCAACGGATTGGTCCAGTATTCGCTCAACAATGTGCGGCAGCAAATCGCAGGCGACCTCGACACGCTGATTGACAACCGGCTTAGCCAACTGGACAAGAACATGGCCGCTGCTCGCGCCAGCTATGAAGCGTCCAAAGAAATCAAGATCGCCAAACTCAGTGAAGCGGATGCACTCAAGCGCGCGCAGCTGAACGATGAACTCGCTGCCCTGCGCCAGCAATTGAAAACCCGTCGCGACAATCGCATCAATCAATTGAACGAGGCGATCCGTATTGCAACATCGTTGGGCATCAGCAAGCCCACGACACCTTCCTCGCTGGGAGCGTCCGAAATCACCGCTCAAGGCAGCGTGATCCGCACCGAGGTCAACAACCAGCAAATCCCGTTGTACTTCATGGGTAGCGATGCGCTGGAGGCCGAACGTAAGGCACTGTTGGCACGCCGCTCCGATGATTTCACCGAGCCGCGCATCGCGCAGATCGCCAGAGAACTCAAATTGCTGGAGCACAACCGCCAGATAGAAGTGCTTAACAGCCGCGAAAATGAGGACCTGTTCCTTAAAGACCTCGCCGGATGGCGTGAGGAAGCGGCGCGGCTGCGCGCACTGCAGATCGACACGGATGCGCTCAGGCTGGTCTCGGTCGACCAGAGCGCTGTCGAACCGAGCCGCCCGATCAAGCCCAAGAAGGCACTGATCGTCGTGCTTGCCCTCATTCTCGGTGGCATGCTCGGGCTGTTCATCGCACTGGTGCGCAATCTGCGTCGTCCCGTCGCAGCGAACTGA
- a CDS encoding MBL fold metallo-hydrolase encodes MRYPIIEHHGAKDGVTASCHQLHMNASASVLIDCGLFQGNDATLPGGSAADRLAIEFALDTVKALIVTHVHIDHVGRIPYLLAAGFDGPILCSEPSAKLLPIVLEDAFKLSISRDHAQVERYIERIESRLIALPYQHWFTLHDSDELVARIRLQRAGHILGSAYIEVDLNYPQQNESKRVVFSGDLGAPHAPFLMPPQPPERADILVLESTYGDRLHEDRQSRRQRLEAVIEQALRDQGTVLIPAFSIGRTQELLYELEDIIQNKQSLGATQSPDASGDRANTGQTTLNGNARSDHLQHPRGERAGVRGETPHTETNWPELPVILDSPLASRFTDAYRTLEPFWNQEARERVESGRRPLAFEQLITIDSHGDHQRIVNHLAQTARPAIVIAGGGMCSGGRIVNYLKAMLGDKRHNVLFVGYQAKGTPGHAIQTYGPKGGYVDLDGERIDIRAGITSIGGYSAHADQKGLVEFVTGMHQWPTEIRVVHGEEGARRELAKQLGVRYKRHGRTAPVLR; translated from the coding sequence ATGCGCTATCCGATCATCGAACACCATGGTGCCAAGGATGGCGTGACCGCCTCCTGCCACCAGCTGCACATGAACGCCTCGGCCAGCGTACTGATCGACTGCGGTCTGTTCCAGGGTAACGACGCCACGCTGCCAGGTGGCTCGGCGGCGGATCGCCTCGCCATCGAGTTCGCGCTCGACACCGTCAAAGCGCTCATCGTGACGCACGTTCACATCGACCATGTCGGTCGCATCCCTTATCTGCTCGCGGCGGGTTTCGACGGGCCGATACTGTGTAGCGAGCCTTCGGCAAAGCTGCTGCCCATCGTGCTTGAGGATGCATTCAAACTTAGCATCAGTCGCGACCATGCACAGGTTGAACGCTACATCGAGCGCATCGAAAGTCGGCTCATTGCCTTGCCTTACCAGCACTGGTTCACGCTGCACGACAGCGACGAGCTGGTGGCCCGCATCCGGTTGCAGCGCGCGGGCCATATCCTCGGCTCTGCCTATATAGAAGTCGACCTGAACTACCCGCAGCAGAACGAAAGCAAGCGCGTCGTCTTTTCCGGCGATCTGGGCGCACCCCACGCCCCCTTCCTGATGCCGCCGCAGCCGCCCGAACGCGCCGATATCCTCGTGCTCGAAAGCACCTATGGCGACCGCCTCCATGAAGACCGCCAGAGCCGTCGGCAGCGTCTCGAAGCCGTCATCGAGCAGGCGCTGCGTGATCAGGGCACCGTACTGATCCCGGCATTCAGCATCGGCCGCACCCAGGAACTGCTCTACGAGCTGGAAGACATCATCCAGAACAAACAAAGCCTCGGCGCCACCCAGTCCCCTGATGCCTCCGGGGACCGGGCGAATACGGGGCAAACGACCCTGAACGGCAATGCCCGCTCCGACCATCTACAGCATCCCCGAGGGGAAAGGGCAGGGGTGAGGGGAGAAACGCCCCACACCGAAACCAACTGGCCGGAACTGCCAGTCATCCTCGACTCGCCCCTCGCGAGCCGATTCACGGACGCCTATCGGACCCTTGAGCCGTTCTGGAACCAGGAGGCACGCGAGCGAGTCGAATCCGGGCGCCGCCCGTTGGCCTTCGAACAATTGATCACAATCGACAGCCACGGCGACCACCAGCGCATCGTCAACCACTTGGCCCAGACTGCTCGACCCGCCATCGTTATCGCTGGTGGTGGTATGTGCAGCGGCGGTCGCATCGTCAATTACCTGAAGGCCATGCTCGGCGATAAGCGGCACAACGTTCTGTTCGTCGGTTACCAGGCGAAAGGCACGCCCGGCCATGCAATCCAGACCTACGGACCGAAAGGCGGCTACGTCGACCTCGACGGCGAGCGCATCGACATTCGCGCCGGGATTACGAGCATCGGAGGCTATTCGGCCCATGCGGACCAGAAAGGGTTGGTAGAATTCGTAACCGGCATGCATCAGTGGCCGACCGAGATACGGGTGGTGCATGGGGAGGAGGGGGCGAGGAGAGAGTTGGCCAAGCAGTTAGGCGTTCGATATAAGCGGCATGGGAGGACAGCACCCGTGCTCCGATAA
- the wbpA gene encoding UDP-N-acetyl-D-glucosamine 6-dehydrogenase — protein MSQQKLASVAKFKSKEALIGIVGLGYVGLPLMLRYNAIGYRVLGIDIDQDKVAKLNAGESYIEHIPGEKIATARQSGFEATADFQRASECDALILCVPTPLNKYREPDMSFVINTTDALKPYLRAGQVVSLESTTYPGTTEEELLPRVQEGGLVVGENIFLVYSPEREDPGNPNFETRTIPKVIGGHTPSCLDVGVALYEQAIDQVISVSSTKAAEMTKLLENIHRAVNIGLVNEMKVVADRMGIDIFEVVDAAATKPFGFTAYYPGPGLGGHCIPIDPFYLTWKAREYGLHTRFIELSGEVNQAMPEYVLSKLMDGLNNSGKALKGSNVLVLGIAYKKNVDDMRESPSVEIMELIEAKGGVVAYSDPHVPVFPKMREHNFKLNSEALTAENIARFDAVILATDHDKFDYNLIKQHAKLIVDSRGKYRTPASHIIKA, from the coding sequence ATGTCCCAGCAAAAACTGGCCAGCGTAGCGAAGTTCAAAAGCAAGGAAGCCTTGATCGGTATCGTGGGCCTCGGCTATGTCGGTCTTCCGCTTATGCTGCGATATAACGCCATCGGTTATCGTGTGCTGGGTATCGATATTGACCAGGATAAGGTCGCCAAGCTCAACGCAGGTGAAAGCTATATCGAGCACATCCCCGGCGAAAAAATCGCCACGGCTCGGCAGAGCGGCTTTGAAGCCACCGCTGATTTCCAGCGTGCCAGTGAATGCGATGCCTTGATTCTCTGCGTACCGACACCGCTGAACAAATATCGCGAGCCGGATATGAGCTTCGTGATCAATACCACGGACGCACTCAAGCCGTACCTGCGGGCTGGCCAAGTCGTTTCGCTGGAGAGCACCACCTATCCCGGCACCACCGAAGAAGAGCTGCTGCCGCGAGTGCAGGAAGGCGGTCTGGTTGTCGGTGAGAACATCTTCCTCGTCTATTCGCCCGAGCGCGAAGATCCGGGCAACCCCAACTTTGAAACCCGCACGATTCCAAAAGTCATTGGCGGCCATACACCTTCCTGCCTGGACGTGGGCGTCGCGTTGTATGAGCAAGCCATCGATCAAGTGATATCCGTCAGCTCAACTAAAGCGGCGGAAATGACCAAGCTGCTGGAAAACATCCATCGCGCCGTAAACATCGGTCTGGTAAACGAAATGAAGGTTGTCGCTGACCGCATGGGCATCGATATCTTCGAGGTAGTCGACGCCGCTGCGACCAAGCCCTTCGGTTTTACCGCCTATTACCCAGGCCCTGGCTTGGGCGGTCACTGCATTCCTATCGACCCGTTCTATCTCACTTGGAAAGCCCGTGAGTACGGTCTGCATACCCGTTTTATCGAACTGTCTGGCGAAGTCAACCAAGCCATGCCTGAGTACGTACTCAGCAAACTGATGGACGGTTTGAACAATAGCGGTAAGGCGCTGAAGGGGAGCAACGTGCTCGTTCTAGGCATCGCCTACAAGAAAAACGTAGACGATATGCGCGAGTCGCCTTCTGTGGAAATCATGGAGCTAATCGAAGCCAAAGGTGGCGTTGTCGCCTACAGCGATCCGCACGTTCCGGTCTTCCCCAAAATGCGTGAACACAACTTCAAGCTGAATAGCGAAGCGTTGACTGCCGAGAACATTGCCCGTTTCGATGCAGTGATATTGGCTACTGACCATGACAAGTTCGATTACAACTTAATCAAGCAGCATGCCAAGTTGATCGTTGATAGTCGTGGCAAGTACCGCACCCCGGCTTCGCACATCATCAAGGCTTGA
- the wbpB gene encoding UDP-N-acetyl-2-amino-2-deoxy-D-glucuronate oxidase codes for MKNFALIGAAGYIAPRHMRAIKDTGNVLVSAYDINDSVGIIDSISPQSEFFTEFERFQEHAYRLKRDPSTALHYVSVCSPNYLHQAHIVAGLRLGCDVICEKPLVPTPESLDELALVERETGKRLYNILQLRHHQAILNLKDKVALEHSEHKYDVDLTYITSRGKWYMESWKGDPRKSFGVATNIGVHFYDMLHFIFGKLQRNVVHFVSEYKAAGYLEYEKARVRWFLSIDANDLPDSVKGKKPTYRSITVNGEEMEFSEGFTDLHTTSYEEILAGRGYGIEDARHCVETVNTIRSAAVVSAQNAEGHPFLARLV; via the coding sequence ATGAAAAATTTTGCCCTGATCGGCGCTGCCGGTTATATCGCTCCCCGCCATATGCGCGCTATCAAAGACACCGGCAACGTATTGGTCTCTGCCTACGATATCAACGACTCGGTCGGCATCATCGACAGCATCTCGCCGCAGAGCGAGTTTTTTACCGAGTTTGAGCGCTTCCAGGAGCATGCCTACCGCCTCAAGCGTGACCCATCGACCGCGCTTCATTATGTCTCGGTTTGCTCGCCAAATTACCTGCACCAGGCGCACATCGTTGCTGGCCTGCGCTTGGGTTGCGACGTGATTTGTGAAAAGCCGCTGGTGCCTACACCGGAGAGTCTGGACGAACTCGCGTTGGTCGAGCGGGAAACCGGTAAGCGCCTTTACAACATTCTGCAATTGCGTCACCACCAGGCTATTCTCAACCTGAAAGACAAAGTGGCCCTCGAACATTCAGAGCACAAGTACGACGTAGACCTTACCTATATCACTTCGCGTGGCAAGTGGTACATGGAGAGCTGGAAAGGCGATCCGCGGAAATCCTTTGGTGTGGCGACTAATATTGGCGTGCACTTCTACGACATGCTGCACTTCATCTTCGGCAAGCTACAACGCAATGTCGTGCACTTTGTTTCGGAATACAAAGCGGCGGGTTATCTGGAATATGAAAAGGCACGCGTTCGCTGGTTCCTTTCCATTGATGCCAATGACCTTCCCGACTCGGTAAAAGGCAAGAAGCCGACCTATCGCTCCATTACGGTAAATGGTGAAGAAATGGAGTTCTCCGAAGGCTTTACCGATCTGCATACCACCAGCTATGAGGAAATCCTAGCAGGCCGTGGTTACGGTATCGAAGATGCACGTCATTGTGTGGAGACGGTAAATACCATCCGCTCTGCGGCTGTCGTGAGCGCTCAGAATGCAGAGGGGCACCCGTTCCTGGCTCGCTTGGTCTGA
- the wbpD gene encoding UDP-2-acetamido-3-amino-2,3-dideoxy-D-glucuronate N-acetyltransferase — translation MAYYQHPSAIVDDGAQIGEGSRVWHFVHICAGARIGKGVSLGQNVFVGNKVLIGDNCKIQNNVSVYDNVTLEEGVFCGPSMVFTNVYNPRSLVERKDQYRDTLVKKGATLGANCTIVCGATIGAFAFVGAGAVINKDVPAYALMVGVPARQIGWMSEFGEQLALPVQGEGQVTCPHTGARYVLSGNTVTKVDAQP, via the coding sequence ATGGCCTATTACCAGCACCCTAGCGCGATTGTCGATGATGGCGCACAAATTGGCGAAGGGTCCCGCGTTTGGCATTTCGTACACATATGTGCTGGCGCACGTATCGGCAAGGGTGTCTCCCTTGGCCAGAACGTATTCGTGGGCAATAAAGTTCTCATTGGTGACAACTGCAAGATACAGAACAATGTGTCCGTCTACGACAACGTGACGCTCGAAGAGGGCGTGTTCTGTGGTCCCAGCATGGTCTTTACCAATGTCTACAACCCACGCTCATTAGTTGAGCGTAAAGATCAATACCGCGACACCTTAGTGAAAAAGGGCGCCACGCTCGGTGCCAATTGCACAATCGTATGCGGTGCGACAATTGGCGCCTTCGCTTTTGTTGGCGCGGGAGCGGTGATCAATAAAGATGTGCCTGCCTATGCGCTCATGGTTGGAGTACCCGCGCGGCAGATCGGTTGGATGAGTGAGTTTGGTGAGCAACTTGCACTGCCAGTTCAGGGTGAAGGACAGGTTACGTGTCCGCATACCGGTGCTCGTTATGTATTGAGTGGCAACACAGTGACCAAAGTGGATGCGCAGCCATGA